The Planktothrix agardhii NIES-204 genomic interval TTTGACGTTTTAATCGACTTAATGCCATGCCTCGATTTAACCAAGATCGATAATCATTGGGTTGCAATTCTACCACTTGATGAAAGGTAGCTAAAGCATCTTCATAACGCCCCTCAGCAAACAATAAATTTCCCCTTTCGACATAATCATCAACGTTTAAAAACAACTCCGGTTTATTGGATTTTAACCGATCTAATTGCTCAGAAATGGTGTCAATTTTCTGGATCATTTCTGAAACCGCCGATTCCATTAAATCCGTTGGCGAAACGGCTAATAACTGTTGGAGAATTTCATCTTTTTTCACCAAGGCTTCCGACTGCATTGCCACTAATTCTTGGAAAATTCCCGCTTTTTGAGCATTGGCATCCGCTTGAACTTCTGTGATCTGCTCCGTTAACATTAAATCAAATTTATCTAATTTATTAAAAGTAGAATCCTTGCGGGTTTGTAAATCTCCTCTTAACTGTTCAATTACCCCAGTTACATCTTGATCAAACTTTTCTAACCGTTGGACAATTCGTTCTTTTTGGGTTTTCCATCCCGTTTGACTATCAGCAATAATGGTAGTATATTCCGCTTCTAATTGTTGTAATCGTTGTAACTTTTCATCGACTTGAACCTGTAATTGTTGTTGATAGGTTGCTAGTTGGGTTTCCGCTTGCTTTTCTAACTGTTGAATGCGTTGGAGTTTCTGTTCCATTTGTCCTTGAATTCTGCCTTGGGATTCGGAGAGTTGAGTCACCGCATCCTTGCCAAATTTCTCTAAATTTTTCAGGGCTAAATCAATTTGTTCTTGAGCTTTTTGTTCCGATTTAATTCTAATTTCTTCTAGTTGCGGCGCGGAATCCGTTTCATAACGTTCTAAACGAGCAAAGACCCGATCTTTTTGGGTTTCTGCCTGTTTTTGTAGTTGGGATAATTCCTGAGCTAATTCAGTTTCAATTTGTTGTAAATTCTTGCCCACGGTATTTTTTTGACCTTCGACATCGGTTTGCCAACCGGATACGGTGGTTCTAAATTCTGTACCCACCTGTTCAAGAGTTTTGAATAGGCGATCGCGTTGATTTTGAACTTGAATTTGTAACTCGGATAATTGATTAGTTAAAGTGGCTTCTGATTGTTTGAAATTCTCTAAAACCGTATTTTTTTGACCATCCACATCCGCCTGCAACCCGGCGACATGATTCGCGTAATTTGTTCCCAGTTTATCTAAGTTTTGTAAGATTAAATCCTGTTGATTACTAGCGCGATTTTGTAAATCTGCCAATTGTTTAGAAAACTCAATTTCTAAGCGATTAATTTCCTGGGTAACTTCTTGAGTTTCCTGTTGAAAATTTTGTAATGCTCCTTGACGAACTTGGGATAATTCAGTTAACCATTCCCCAATTTGATTGCGATGGGTTCCTAATTCATCCTGAAAATCATCCGCTTCTGCATTCAGGTCTTGAGCAATTTTATCGGTTTCTCGAATTACCGCTTGCATTTGTTGATTAGCGACGGCAATTTTTCCTTCTAAATCCCCTAATTCATTCAGATGATTTTTAACAATAACGGTTACTTCTCGGACAACGGAACGCCGTAATAACCATAATCCCACTAAGGTTGCTGCTAATAAAATTCCTAACAATCCTAATAGGAGATTAAACAGGGTCATTGTCTGTTTAAAGGTGCGTTGAGCTTCCGCTTGAACTTGTTCCTGTAAAAGCTGCTGTTGTCGCAGTTGTTCCAGTTCCAGCCGCTCCTTGGGGGATAGGGTTTTTGTCGGAGTGCTGGGTTTCGGTTCTGGAGACTTGGGGGACTGAGCCATGCTGACTCCCGCCGAAAGTAATACTAAAGTCAGAATCACGCTAATGCGGGATATCCAGGCCAAAAAATTCAGGCGTCGATCCGAGATCACACCAGCATCAGTCCGTTGATAATTTTGCATGAATAGCTTTGTCTGCTTAACCAAGTCCGAGTTCTCCAACCCATCCCCTATAGTTTACCCTAGATCCAAGCGATCGGATTCTTAATCAATTATCTGATTCCCCGATCAATGAAAACCAATTTCCCATCTGGGACTGACCCAATAATTGATCTGATCAGGGTAACAATTGCGGTAAAATTATCAAAATTCTAGGGTGAAAATGATGATTTTTAAGAGTCGATGGATGACTTTAATCTTAACCAGTAGTTTGTTTATTTTTAGCGGGGGATGTAGTAACACAAACCCGACAAAAACAGCAGAAGTCGCCGCAGAAATTATCAACCCTCAACCCCCCCAACCCCAATCTTATACAAAAGAAGCAGAATTAATCGCCGTGGGGGATATTATGATGCACGGAGCTCAAATTAAATCCGGCTATAACCCAACTACAAAAACCTATAATTATGATAATTTCTTTAAGGAAGTTAAAGGAATTTTATCATCAGGAGATTGGGTGATTGGTAACTTAGAAACTACCCTATCAGGCCCGGAAACCGGATACACTGGATATCCTTTATTTAATGCTCCAGATTCTTTAGCAGATGCGATCGCCAAAGCCGGATTTAATATTATCTCAACTACAAATAATCATTCTTTGGATCGAGGAGAAAAAGGAGTTTTAAAAACCTTAGAAAATGTGAAAAAACGAGGTTTAATTTCCGTGGGAACGGCTGCCTCGGTTGAGGAAGCTGAAAAAATAGTTATCGTTGAAAAGAATAATATTTCTATGGCAATTTTAGCTTATAGTTATGGTACTAATGGTATCCCGATTCCCAAAGGTAAAAATTATTTAGTCTCATTAATAGATGCTAAAAAAATTACCGAAGATATTACTAAAGCTCGTAAATCAGGGGTAGATGTGGTCACGGTTATTTTACATTTTGGTTCAGAATATCAACGTCAACCAAATACCACACAAAAAACCTTAGTGAAACAGTTAGTTGATGCTGGGGCTGATATTATTTTAGGGAGTCATCCCCATGTTGTGCAACCCTATCAAGTTTTTGAACAAACTGGGAAATTAGGAAAGTCTAAAAAAGCTGTGGTTATTTATTCTATGGGAAATTTTGTCTCTAATCAACGGGAAAAATATCGAGATTTAGGGACTATTTTTAAACTGAATATTTTAAAGAATTTCCCCAATAAAACCATTGAAATTAAAGACATTCAAACCGTACCCACTTGGGTACATCGCTATGATCAGAATGGGAAATATCAGTTTCGGATTCTGCCCATAGAACAGGTATTAAAATCTCGCAAAGATCCCTTATTATCGGCGGGAGATTATCGACAGTTAGAAATTGACTTAAATAATATGAATCGTCATCTTAATTCTTTAAAGTAGAGTATTCAAGAAACCGGGTTTCTAATTAATTAAGATTAATTGTATCCCATCAAGATTTGTTGATTAACCCGGTTTCTGTGGTGCGATCGGGATTGTAGTAATCAATCCACACTCTTAACTCTTGGACAAGTAAATGAACTTTTGTACTGGGATTAGCTTGTATTGGTGCAACTCCCTTTTGGGCCTGTAAAAGAATTTTAGCCCGTTCAATATTATATCCAATAATTCATCAAGTTATTACTTTTTCATTCCTTAGTCATATTTCTTGCAATAATGCGGTTGAAGTGATAAAAGAGGGATGAGAAAACCTTTTTATTATAGAGACTAAAAAACCCTTCCCAAAGATTTGGGAAGGGCGAGGAAAGATGTTTCTACAGTTGTTTAACTTCCGAAACTAACTTAGCAACAACATCCTTAGCACTACCAAACAACATCATGGTTTTGTCTTTGTAGAACAAATCATTTTCTACCCCGGCAAACCCAGTGCTCATACCGCGTTTAATCACAATGGTATGTTTGGCTTTATCAACATCCAAAATCGGCATCCCATAAATGGGGCTATTTTTATCTTCCCGTGCCGCCGGGTTCACCACATCATTAGCTCCGATAACTAACGCCACATCGGTTTGATCAAACTGCGGGTTAATATCATCCATGTCATATAATTGAGGATAGGGAACATTCGCCTCCGCTAACAGCACGTTCATGTGTCCGGGCATCCGTCCCGCCACCGGATGAATGGCATATTTGACATCCACCCCATTACTTTCTAATTGATCGACCAACTCCTTAACACTATGCTGCGCTTGGGCTACGGCCATTCCATATCCAGGTACAATCACCACAGAACGGGCATATCCTAACATCATCGCCCCTTCTTCGGTGTCAATACTGCGAACCGTTTGATCGGTTGCACCCGCCCCACTAGCAGTCCCAGAACCACTTTCTCCGGTTCCAAAACCAGCAAATAGCACGTTAGTTAAAGAACGGTTCATCGCCTTACACATAATCACCGTTAGGATAATCCCCGACGCCCCAACCAACGCCCCAGCAATGATTAACAGGTTGTTCATCACCACAAACCCGGCTGCTGACGCTGCCAACCCGGAAAAAGAATTTAACAGAGAAATCACCACGGGCATATCGCCGCCCCCGATGGGAATGACGAATAACACCCCCAAAATTAGGGAAATAAATACTAACCCTAAAAATACCGACACATTAAAAGGAGTTAGGCAAATATAAACACTGCCGACTCCAAAAGCAACAAACAGCAGAATATTAAACTGTTGTTGCAGAGGAAATAAGATCGGAGAACCACTCATAATTCCCTGCAATTTGGCAAAGGCAATCATCGAACCTGTAAAGGTTATTCCTCCAATTAATACTCCTAAAATCGCAGTAATTGTTGTGCCTAAAGGGGGAGTTTCTGCTAGGGCTAAATAGCGCCAAAATTCTCCCACCGCCACCATTGAAGAAGCGGCACCCCCCAAACCGTTGAGTAAACCTACCATTTGGGGCATTTCTGTCATTTGAATTTTATAAGCCATCACCGCCCCAATGACCGAACCAATCACTAAGGCAAGGATAACCCATTCATAGTTCAAAACCTGCCGATCTAACATCGTGGCAACAACAGCAATTAACATCCCAATGGCGGCCCATAAATTGCCACTTCTAGCTGTTGCTGGAGATCCTAACTTTTTCAATCCAAAGAAAAAGAATGTGACAGCTACTAAATAGCTGAGTTGTATTCCTGTTAAGCGAATATCCATTAGGCTTTAACCTCTTTTTTCTTGAACATTTCCAGCATTCGATCTGTGACTAAAAAGCCACCGACAACGTTAATCATGGCGAGAATAATTGCAATAAATCCCAGAATAACGGTGACATTCCAATCGCGATCGCCAGCAATAATTAACGCTCCTAAAACGGAAATTCCTGAAATCGCATTTGCCCCAGACATCAGGGGAGTATGCAAAGTTGGGGGAACTTTCGTAATCACTTCAAACCCCGCAAAAGTTGCTAAAACAAACACAAACAATGCGGAAATCAATGTTTCTGCGGTCATATAATTTTAGATTTAGAGATTGTGAACTTAACCAGAAATCGAGACTTGTTGACTATTTGCACTCAAAGCATCTTTAACTCGTTGAGAGCGAATTTCACCATTATGGGTTACACAAGATCCATCGAGAATATCATCGGCAAAATTGATCTCCAGTTGCTTATCTTTATTAATCATTAATGCCAATAAAGCCGAAATATTTTTCGCATAAACTTCACTGGCATGAATGGGCATGGAAGCAGGTAAATTAATCGGCCCAATAATTGTCACACCATATTTGACCACATCTTTCCCGGCTTCGCTGCATTCACAATTTCCTCCCTGTTCGGCAGCCAGATCGACGATCACCGAACCGGGTTTCATTTGGGCCACCATATCCTCTGTGACCAATACCGGGGCTTTTCTGCCCGGAACTTGGGCCGTTGTCACCACCACATCAGAAGCCGCGACGTGCTGCGTCAGGACTTCCCGGGTGCGTTCCTTGGCTTTTTCGGAAATTTCCTTAGCATAACCCCCCTCGGCCACGGTATCTTCCTCTAGGGACACATCTACAAACTTAGCCCCCAAACTTTGTACCTGTTCTTTAACTTCGGGACGAATATCAAACCCTTCGACGATAGCACCCAGACGTCGGGCCGTGGCGATCGCTTGTAACCCAGCGACTCCAGCCCCCAAAATTAACACCTTGGCGGGACGAATGGTTCCCGCGGCCGTGGTTAACATCGGAAAATATTTCGGTAAGGCTGCTGCGGCAATTAATACCGCCTTATATCCGGCCAAGTTTGCTTGGGAGGATAGGGCATCCATGCTTTGGGCGCGACTGGTACGCGGGATCAATTCCATACTAAAGGCGGTCACGTTCTGCGCCGCCAGTTTCTGGACTAATTCTGGGTTTCCCAAGGGGTTTAAAAAGGTAATTAACACCCCTCCAGACTTGAGTTGAGAGACTTCAGAGTCCTCTAATACCCCGACTTTCAGCAGGACGTCCACTTCGCCCCAAAGTGTCCCCTGATCAACGATTTTCGCCCCAACCTGTTCATAAGTTGCATCGGAAAAACAGGCCCGTTCCCCGGCCCCTGCTTCTACCCATACTTCCACACCCTGTTTAACCAAACGGGCGACAACATCAGGGATGAGGGCAACTCGGCGCTCATCTACCTGAATCTCTTTAGCAATGCCAATTTTCATAAATCTCCTGATAATTTGTTCACAGTTAACAGTTAACGATTAACAGTTATGTTGTTTCCTCCGCTTAGGCAAGTTAATGCAATATTGGTCAATCCCGATAACATGAACAAGATCGTGTTATATTATATGCGAGGTTTTGGAAATTCGATAAGATTCCAGACATACAAGTTTAGGTTATATCTTAATACAGATAAACAAATATCCCTAAGAAAAAGCAAGTAATAGTAAAGATCAAGTACGGTTAGCTGATAGTTAGTTAGAAGATTAGCCCGGCGATCGCAAAATCTCAAGTCAAGAAACCGGGTTTTTAATTGAGATTAATTACATCTTTGATCAAAATATCTTGTTCCTCTGCTTCTACATTAAATTCCACACGACTTTGTAAAACGATTTCTTCAATGACGGCTGCACCTTTACCCCGTTCTAAAACCCTATCAAAATGACTCATCAGTTCGGGAATATTAATCACTTCTTCTACAGATTCCATATATTTTTTAACAATAGCTTTAATATTATAGTTTCTGTGACTTGAAAAAATCTTCCCAGGGGTTTCATTACAAAGTCTATACCCCCATCATTTGCGTTGGTTCGACCCGTTTTATATAAAACCAAATATTCCACATTCAGTTCATCGGGTGACCAACCCCAATATATTTGTTGGTCTGCATAATATTCCTTCAAAATGGCGTAGCTGACAATTTCAAAAACTCTTGCATCTATATTAGGTTTAAGTAAATCTTTAATAAATTTAACCGCTTGTGAAGGATCTTGTTTCTGAATATCGATCATCTGTTGACAATAGATCATAAAGTTATTGAATGCTTGACCACGCGCTGCTATATAAGCATCAATAATATCTTTAATCGCTTCAGCAATATTTATTTGAGAATTATCAATAGAACATTTTAAGAGATTTTCATTAATCCAATATTTATTGGTTTTAGAATCTCTGATTATCGGTACATAAGATGATGTTGGAAAGTATTTTTTAAATTCTTCATTTAGTCTACTATTGAGGGCATGATTTTGCAGTTTACTTCCAAATGGAAGTTCTCGTTGTCTCTGAAGAAGTCTTGTAAATTTTGCTCCTTCATAATCACTATAACTACCATTAATATGAAACTTATTATTTAGATAGTCGTCGATCAAGACATATATAGCATAATGATTTGCAAATCCTGCTCGTGACTTAGAACCACGATTAGCAGCTTTTGTCTTAATATTTAGATATTGTAATAACTCGCTAGAATCTAAGATTTTACTTCCCTGTTCAGGAAAATATATATTTAAAATCTCAGTAATCTTATCGGTAAATTCATGCTGTACTGTCGGCATTAAAAAGCTCCTGTTGAATGAAATCAAAATTTTGAGTGTTTTTATTTCTTCTAGTCTGTTTTTTCTGTGGAGGTAATAGCTTCTCACCTTTATATTCTTGCCATCCCAGAACTCGCCTCAGACCAATTTTAACATACTCCTCTTGAGATTCTATACTAATAGAATTTCTTCCTAATCGTTTGGCTACCGCACCCGATGTAAATGTACCTCCAAATGGATCAAGTACAATACCACCCTCCTGACTACTGGCAAGAATTATCCTCTCTAGCAATGCTTCAGGCTTTTGGGAAGGATGGTTTTCGTATTCTTCCATAAGATATCTAACACGAGGAAAATACCAGACATTCCCCGGTATTTTTTCCGAATTATAGGGACTAGGAACGGATTTTCTATAATCAATTAACTTCCGTTGCGCGCCTGTTTTTGCTTCTACTTTAATATTATTTGAGTTAAATACATAATTACTCTTATTTTTAACGCAATAAAGTAGGGGTTCATACATTGATCCAAAGTATTTTTTGGCTTGAACTCCTGAACTATCATAATGCCATATAATGCGGCTCAGAATTACTATTTTATTTCTTAAATAAAGATCAAAATATGGCATCGCTTGGGTACTTGCCATCACATATAAAGTTCCATTAGGCTTTAATATCCGAATACACTCATCCAGTAATTTATAAGCCCATACTGCATATTCATCATCAGACTCCCACTTGTCGTGGAAATTTGAGAATTGTTTCCCGATATTATAGGGAGGATCAATAAAAATTAGATCTACAGATTCCGATGTTATTTCACTCGACAAAATAGGTAAAGAATCACCGTGAAATATAATATGTCCCTGGTCTTCATATCGTTCAAACATTACCATTGGTTAGGAAAGTAATTTGTAAAACAATAAAGTATTAAATCCCCTTAGCGATCGCCCTAATCTAAAGTTACTAAATATCACCTTAGATCAGGACTTATTATAACCTTTTTTTCACTATTTAACAACAACTAGAACTAGCAGGAGCGCAACAGGAATCATCAGAATTTGTGATGGTAACGTGATAATGCTCTCCCTTGGTTTCTTCCGGTTTACGAATAGCATTTCGTCTACAATCGAATTCTGGGGCTGATTCTAGGGATATAGTTTCATGGGGTAAAATTCCTAAAATGTCTTGATAATAGGGGCCGTTTATGTTATTATAAATTTGATAGGTTTTATCACAAACTGCCATCCGTTCCCCCCGATATAAAATATGTCCGTCGTCGTCCATAACCTGTTTCCAAGGCCCTTTATAAATCACGGCTTGGTTTACATCTAAACAGGGGCCGTCTTTGCCTTTAAATGCAGTAAGTAGGTGGTCATAATTAAAGTTAAAATCCTAAATGCTGTAAGCCCTTTAGAATAAGGATTTTAGCTTTCGGTTTGTTAACGTTATTTATGCCCGCCTACTTAACCGTTAGGGAACGAAACTCAATGCCATCAATAACTTGCCAAGGTTCTTCCTGTCGGGCTAATATCTCAATACCATAAAATCCGGCCTGTTCAAAACGTTCTAAAAATTCATTTTCCCGAAACGCTCCAGCAATACAACCACTCCAAAGATCGGGATCATTTAAAATCCTAGGTGTGGGATCTTGATCGCAAACAATATCAGAAATAACTGCCCTTCCGCCCCGTTTTAAGACTCGATAAATTTCTTGAAATAGTTGATCCTTTCTTAACTGATAACTGATAACTGTTAACTGATAACTGATTTTAGCCGCCCCAGATTTTTTTAATTACTTGATCGGGAGAGATATCAGACATTTTGCCTGAAGGAGATTTAAGCCCAATTACCCGATCGCTTTTTGGTAATAATTTAGCGGGTTCAGTTGGGCCAAATAGGGCGATCGTATAGGTTCCCACCGCAACGGCTAGGTGCATCGGGGCACTATCGGTACAGAGCATTAAATTCGCCGAGGCGATCATCGCCGATAATTTACCAATATCCTCCGGTCGGGTGACTTTAACTTGGGGACAAGATTCGACAATTTGCTGCACTAAGGCCCCATCTTCTGGCCCCTGGACAATGATCACGGGGAGGTTAGGTTGGCGCTGTTGAATATCTTGAATAATTTTTTGCCAACTGGCCACGGGGTAGATTTTATCAATGCCTTTTTGTTTGGCTAACTGGCTAGATCCCCCATGAATCAAAATATAACCACTATCCTTGACTCCTAACCGTTTCTGTTCCGCTTCTCCCCAGTCGAGATCCAGTTTGGGCACATTAATTGATAATCCTGGGAAGGGACTAATAATATCCAACCCTTTGAGCAGGTCATAATACATTTCGGCGGCGTACTGCTCTGGTTTTAAGGGGACTGGGTTGCTAATAAATAACCCCTCACCCCCGCCTGCGTAACCAATGCGGGTGGGGATACCCGTTAACCACAATAACAACCCGACTGTCCAACTTTGACCCAGGGAGACTACCACTTCATATTCCCGGTCACGGACAATTCCTAAAAAATTTCCCCAGTCGGCTAAACTGTTCCGTCCCTTGAAATCATAGGTTAAAATTTCAGAAACGGACTTACAAACTCGATAAGCTCCCCTGGCTCTGGGTTCTACCATAACAGAAATTTGGGCTTCGGGATAGGCTTGCTTGAGGCCATCAAGGGTGGGAAAAAACAGGATTTGATCGCCTATTCCACCTGGGACAAGGGCTAGTATTCTCATAATTAAAGAGTTAATCTACAAGGTCAGCTTAATTCTAATATGAACATAGAATTGTCAATCTTACCTCTAAATTTTCACAATGCACCTATTAATTCCGGCGGCGGGTATGGGACGAAGAATGGGGAGCGATCGCAACAAATTGCTCCTAACTTTATTGGATAAACCCCTATTAGCCTGGACACTTGAAGCGGCGGAGGCGGCGACGGGTATTGACTGGATCGGGATCATGGGTCAACCCGTGGATTTTCCCGACTTTCAGGAAATTTTGGCCCAGCTTAATTTAACTAAACCCGTCGAGTTAATTCAGGGGGGTGAAACCCGTCAACAATCGGTTTATAATGGCTTACAGGCCTTACCAACCGATGCGGAGCGGGTGTTAATTCATGATGGGGCGAGATGTTTGGCCACACCGGAGTTATTCGAGCGCTGTGGGATGGCTTTGCAGACTTGTTCGGGGTTAATTGCGGCGGTTCCAGTTAAGGATACGATTAAGGTTGTTGATCAAAATGGGTTAATTTTAGAGACACCCGATCGCCAACAATTATGGGCGGCGCAAACTCCCCAAGGTTTTGAGGTGAAATTATTAGAAGAATGTCATGATCAGGGACGTCAACAGGGTTGGGAAGTCACCGACGATGCCGCTTTATTTGAAAAATGTGGGTTATCCGTTCATATTGTTATGGGAGAAGAAACTAATTTGAAAGTGACAACTCCTGTAGATCTAAGTGTGGCCGAATTTATTTTAAGATCAAAAATCAAAAATCAGGAATAAAAATATGATCGCCAAAACTACACTGAATAACTGGAAAAATATCTTAATTCGTGAGTTCATTAATCTCGGAATTATTAATTTATATTTAGCCTCATCCTTTAGTATTTTAGTAACCTTAAATTCCCTAGCTTTAGTTAAATATGGCATTAATGGCTTTAACTACGGAATTGAGATTATGGGAGCTTTAGTTTTAGGAAAGGTAATTCTTTTATCGGAAAAAATGCCAATTGTAGAACGCTATCAAGATAAGCCGTTAATTATTTCGGTGGGTTATAAATCCGTTTTATTTACCATCATTGCTTTGTTTTTTAATAGTATAGAACATTTAATTGTAGGTTTATTTCAAAATGAATCTCTGGAACGGATTTTAATAGAATTTAAAAATCAAGTTTCTCAAATTGATTTATTTTATCAAATTTTATGTTTATTGATTGTTTTTATTCCTTTCTTTATGATGAGAGAATTGAATAAAATCTTAGGAAAGGGAACCTTATTTAATTTGTTTTTTAACAATAGGAGTTTGAAGGTTAAGGAAGTTGCTTCAATGCCTGCTCAAGAACTTCTACTCCAGCATGGGTCAGATGGGCATTTTCACTAATATAACGTTTCCAGGCTTTTGTCCCTGGTTGTCGG includes:
- a CDS encoding methyltransferase type 11, whose amino-acid sequence is MDDDGHILYRGERMAVCDKTYQIYNNINGPYYQDILGILPHETISLESAPEFDCRRNAIRKPEETKGEHYHVTITNSDDSCCAPASSSCC
- a CDS encoding 2-C-methyl-D-erythritol 4-phosphate cytidylyltransferase — translated: MHLLIPAAGMGRRMGSDRNKLLLTLLDKPLLAWTLEAAEAATGIDWIGIMGQPVDFPDFQEILAQLNLTKPVELIQGGETRQQSVYNGLQALPTDAERVLIHDGARCLATPELFERCGMALQTCSGLIAAVPVKDTIKVVDQNGLILETPDRQQLWAAQTPQGFEVKLLEECHDQGRQQGWEVTDDAALFEKCGLSVHIVMGEETNLKVTTPVDLSVAEFILRSKIKNQE
- the pntB gene encoding putative nicotinamide nucleotide transhydrogenase beta subunit, which encodes MDIRLTGIQLSYLVAVTFFFFGLKKLGSPATARSGNLWAAIGMLIAVVATMLDRQVLNYEWVILALVIGSVIGAVMAYKIQMTEMPQMVGLLNGLGGAASSMVAVGEFWRYLALAETPPLGTTITAILGVLIGGITFTGSMIAFAKLQGIMSGSPILFPLQQQFNILLFVAFGVGSVYICLTPFNVSVFLGLVFISLILGVLFVIPIGGGDMPVVISLLNSFSGLAASAAGFVVMNNLLIIAGALVGASGIILTVIMCKAMNRSLTNVLFAGFGTGESGSGTASGAGATDQTVRSIDTEEGAMMLGYARSVVIVPGYGMAVAQAQHSVKELVDQLESNGVDVKYAIHPVAGRMPGHMNVLLAEANVPYPQLYDMDDINPQFDQTDVALVIGANDVVNPAAREDKNSPIYGMPILDVDKAKHTIVIKRGMSTGFAGVENDLFYKDKTMMLFGSAKDVVAKLVSEVKQL
- a CDS encoding TPR domain protein; the encoded protein is MQNYQRTDAGVISDRRLNFLAWISRISVILTLVLLSAGVSMAQSPKSPEPKPSTPTKTLSPKERLELEQLRQQQLLQEQVQAEAQRTFKQTMTLFNLLLGLLGILLAATLVGLWLLRRSVVREVTVIVKNHLNELGDLEGKIAVANQQMQAVIRETDKIAQDLNAEADDFQDELGTHRNQIGEWLTELSQVRQGALQNFQQETQEVTQEINRLEIEFSKQLADLQNRASNQQDLILQNLDKLGTNYANHVAGLQADVDGQKNTVLENFKQSEATLTNQLSELQIQVQNQRDRLFKTLEQVGTEFRTTVSGWQTDVEGQKNTVGKNLQQIETELAQELSQLQKQAETQKDRVFARLERYETDSAPQLEEIRIKSEQKAQEQIDLALKNLEKFGKDAVTQLSESQGRIQGQMEQKLQRIQQLEKQAETQLATYQQQLQVQVDEKLQRLQQLEAEYTTIIADSQTGWKTQKERIVQRLEKFDQDVTGVIEQLRGDLQTRKDSTFNKLDKFDLMLTEQITEVQADANAQKAGIFQELVAMQSEALVKKDEILQQLLAVSPTDLMESAVSEMIQKIDTISEQLDRLKSNKPELFLNVDDYVERGNLLFAEGRYEDALATFHQVVELQPNDYRSWLNRGMALSRLKRQNEAIASYKKALEIKPDYHQAWVDLGVAYGKLQKHQDAFEAFDQAVKAKPEDSVAWLNRGMALQAIGRYQDAVTSFDQAIEFDPDNSKAWNYRGYVLIKLKRGKEALESLDRTLTLKPDYADAYYNKAIIYAQQRQTELAVENLEQAIDLSARYREEAKTDPDLYAVIKFLRPKAKLQS
- a CDS encoding DNA-methyltransferase; this translates as MVMFERYEDQGHIIFHGDSLPILSSEITSESVDLIFIDPPYNIGKQFSNFHDKWESDDEYAVWAYKLLDECIRILKPNGTLYVMASTQAMPYFDLYLRNKIVILSRIIWHYDSSGVQAKKYFGSMYEPLLYCVKNKSNYVFNSNNIKVEAKTGAQRKLIDYRKSVPSPYNSEKIPGNVWYFPRVRYLMEEYENHPSQKPEALLERIILASSQEGGIVLDPFGGTFTSGAVAKRLGRNSISIESQEEYVKIGLRRVLGWQEYKGEKLLPPQKKQTRRNKNTQNFDFIQQELFNADSTA
- the pntA2 gene encoding putative nicotinamide nucleotide transhydrogenase alpha subunit, whose protein sequence is MTAETLISALFVFVLATFAGFEVITKVPPTLHTPLMSGANAISGISVLGALIIAGDRDWNVTVILGFIAIILAMINVVGGFLVTDRMLEMFKKKEVKA
- the pntA gene encoding putative nicotinamide nucleotide transhydrogenase alpha subunit; the protein is MKIGIAKEIQVDERRVALIPDVVARLVKQGVEVWVEAGAGERACFSDATYEQVGAKIVDQGTLWGEVDVLLKVGVLEDSEVSQLKSGGVLITFLNPLGNPELVQKLAAQNVTAFSMELIPRTSRAQSMDALSSQANLAGYKAVLIAAAALPKYFPMLTTAAGTIRPAKVLILGAGVAGLQAIATARRLGAIVEGFDIRPEVKEQVQSLGAKFVDVSLEEDTVAEGGYAKEISEKAKERTREVLTQHVAASDVVVTTAQVPGRKAPVLVTEDMVAQMKPGSVIVDLAAEQGGNCECSEAGKDVVKYGVTIIGPINLPASMPIHASEVYAKNISALLALMINKDKQLEINFADDILDGSCVTHNGEIRSQRVKDALSANSQQVSISG